Proteins encoded by one window of Elaeis guineensis isolate ETL-2024a chromosome 12, EG11, whole genome shotgun sequence:
- the LOC105061323 gene encoding large ribosomal subunit protein eL13z-like produces the protein MKSRAGRGFTLEELKAAGIPKKLAPTIGIAVDHRRKNRSLEGLRANVQRLKTYKAKLVIFPRRARKFKAGDSAPEELAAATQVQGPYMPIVREKPTVELVTVADEMKSFRAYAKLRVERMNKRQVGARLKKAAEAEKEEKK, from the exons ATGAAATCTAGAGCAGGCAGGGGTTTTACCCTTGAGGAACTCAAG GCAGCAGGCATTCCAAAGAAGCTTGCTCCAACTATTGGCATTGCCGTGGATCACCGTAGGAAGAACCGTTCCCTTGAGGGTCTCCGAGCTAATGTCCAGAGGCTGAAGACATACAAAGCCAAGCTAGTAATCTTCCCAAGACGTGCACGCAAATTTAAG GCCGGTGATTCTGCTCCGGAGGAACTTGCAGCTGCCACTCAGGTCCAAGGCCCATACATGCCCATTGTCCGCGAGAAGCCCACGGTCGAGCTTGTTACGGTCGCGGACGAGATGAAATCATTCAGGGCCTATGCTAAGCTTCGTGTCGAGCGGATGAACAAGCGCCAGGTTGGTGCCCGCTTGAAGAAAGCTGCGGAggcagaaaaagaagagaagaagtga